In Agrococcus jenensis, the genomic window CTCCCTCACTATGCTGGGGGCGTCGCAATCGTCCGCCCCGCAAGCGGCTCCGTGCCGCCAGATGAAGGAGCCTCCTTGGCATTCGAATGGACCACCACCGACCAGCAGGCCGTCGACACGGCCAGAGTCCTCGCGGCGGACGCCGTCGAGAAGGTCGGCAACGGACACCCCGGCACGGCGATGAGCCTCGCGCCGGTCGCGCACCTGCTGTTCCAGAAGGTGATGGACCGCGACCCGGCCGACGACCGCTGGCTGGGCCGCGACCGCTTCATCCTCTCCGTCGGCCACTCCTCGCTGACGCAGTACATCCAGCTCTACCTGACCGGCTCCGGCCTCGAGAAGGGCGACCTCGAGTCGCTCCGCACCTGGGGCTCGCTCACCCCCGGCCACCCGGAGTACGGCCACACCAAGGGCGTCGAGATCACCACCGGCCCGCTCGGCCAGGGCCTCGCGTCCGCCGTCGGCTTCGCCTACGCGCAGCGCTTCGAGCGCGAGCTGCTGGACCCCTCGACGCCGGACGGCGAGAGCCCGTTCGACCACTACACCTACGTGATCGCCGGCGACGGCGACCTGCAGGAGGGCGTCACGAGCGAGGCGGGCTCCCTCGCGGGCCACCACGAGCTCGGCCGCCTCATCGCGATCTACGACTCCAACGCCATCTCGATCGAGGACGACGTCAACATCGCCTTCACCGAGGACGTCAAGGGCCGCTACGAGGCCTACGGCTGGCAGGTGCTCGAGGTGTCGTGGCGCCAGGGTGACGACCCCACCTCCCCCGAGTACGTCGAGGACGTCGAGTCGCTGCACGACGCGATCGCCCAGGCGCAGGCCGAGACCGCCAAGCCGAGCCTCATCATCCTCAAGACCATCATCGGCTGGCCCGCCCCCAAGAAGCAGGGCACCGGCAAGATCCACGGCTCGAAGCTCGGCGGCGAGGAGGTCGCGGCGCTCAAGGAGGTGCTCGGCTTCGACCCCGAGCAGTCGTTCCAGGTCGACGACGCCGTGCTCGAGTACACGCGCGGCAACGCCGCCGAGCGCGCCGCCGCGGCGCGCAGCGCCTGGCAGGAGCGCTTCGACGCGTGGGCCGAGGCCAACGCCGACAAGAAGGCGCTGCTCGACCGCCTGCTCTCGGGCGCGCTGCCCGAGGGCGTCGAGGACGCGCTCCCGGTCTTCGAGGCCGGCACCGAGGTGTCGACCCGCGCGGCGTCCGGCAAGGTGCTCAACGCGCTCGCCGACGTCATCCCCGAGCTGTGGGGCGGCTCCGCCGACCTCGCCGAGTCGAACAACACGACGCTCGAGGGCAAGGGCTCCTTCGCGCCCTCGCAGCACGCGACGAAGGCCTGGCCGAACGCCTCCGCCGCCGGCCGCACGCTGCACTTCGGCATCCGCGAGCACGCGATGGCGTCGATCCTCAACGGCATCGTGCTGCACGGCCCGACCCGCCCCTACGGCGGCACGTTCCTCATCTTCAGCGACTACCAGCGCCCCGCGCTGCGCCTCGCCGCGCTGATGGGCGTGCACCCGATCCACGTCTGGACGCACGACTCCGTCGCGCTCGGCGAGGACGGGCCCACGCACCAGCCGATCGAGCAGCTCGCGACCCTCCGCGCCATCCCCGGCTTCGAGGTCGTCCGCCCGTCGGACGCCAACGAGACCGCCTGGGCGTGGAAGACGATCCTCGAGCGCCGCGACCAGCCGGTCGGCATCGCGCTCACGCGCCAGAACCTGCCGGTGCTCGAGCGCGGCGACGGTGCGGCCGAGGGCGACACGCTCGCGCACGCGTCGAACGTCGCCAAGGGCGCGTATGTGCTAGCCGAGGCGACCGGAGGCACCCCCGAGGTGCTGCTCATCGCGACCGGCTCCGAGGTGCAGCTCGCCCTCGCCGCCCGCGAGCAGCTGCAGGCGGACGGCGTCGCCGCCCGCGTCGTCGCGGCGCCCTCGCTCGAGTGGTTCGCCGAGCAGCCGGCCGAGTACCGCGAGTCGGTGCTGCCCGCGGCCGTGCGCGCTCGCGTCTCGGTCGAGGCGGGCTCCGCGCTCACCTGGCACGGCATCGTCGGCGACGCCGGCCGCACCATCGGCATCGACCACTTCGGCGCGAGCGCCGACTGGCAGACGCTCTTCCGCGAGTTCGGCTTCACGGTGGAGGCCGTGGTCGAGGCTGCTCGCGCATCTATCGAGGCTGCCCGCTGAGCGGGCGAGGAGGCACCATGAACGAGAACACCAAGGCACTCAGCGACGCCGGCGTCAGCATCTGGCTCGACGACCTCTCGAGCGAGCGGCTCACGAGCGGCTCGCTCGCCGCCCTCATCGAGGAGCGCAACGTCGTCGGCGTCACGACGAACCCGACGATCTTCGCGAACGCGATCGCCGCCGGCGACTCGTACGAGGCGGCGGTCGTCGAGCTCGCGGGCGAGGGCGCGACCGTCGACCAGGTCATCACCGCGCTCACGACGAAGGACGTCGCCGACGCGTGCGACCTCTTCGAGCCCGTCTACCGCGCGACGAACGGCCGCGACGGCCGCGTCTCGATCGAGGTCGAGCCCGGCCTCGCGCGCGACACCGAGGGCACGATCGCGCAGGCCGCGATGCTCCACGAGCGGGTCGGGCGCGAGAACGTGCTCATCAAGATCCCCGCGACGCAGCAGGGCCTCGAGGCGATCGCGGCGACGATCGGCGCTGGCATCAGCGTCAACGTCACGCTGATCTTCTCGCTCGACCGCTACCGCGACGTGATGAACGCCTACCTCACGGGTCTCGAGCGCGCGCAGCAGGCAGGCATCGA contains:
- the tkt gene encoding transketolase, translated to MAFEWTTTDQQAVDTARVLAADAVEKVGNGHPGTAMSLAPVAHLLFQKVMDRDPADDRWLGRDRFILSVGHSSLTQYIQLYLTGSGLEKGDLESLRTWGSLTPGHPEYGHTKGVEITTGPLGQGLASAVGFAYAQRFERELLDPSTPDGESPFDHYTYVIAGDGDLQEGVTSEAGSLAGHHELGRLIAIYDSNAISIEDDVNIAFTEDVKGRYEAYGWQVLEVSWRQGDDPTSPEYVEDVESLHDAIAQAQAETAKPSLIILKTIIGWPAPKKQGTGKIHGSKLGGEEVAALKEVLGFDPEQSFQVDDAVLEYTRGNAAERAAAARSAWQERFDAWAEANADKKALLDRLLSGALPEGVEDALPVFEAGTEVSTRAASGKVLNALADVIPELWGGSADLAESNNTTLEGKGSFAPSQHATKAWPNASAAGRTLHFGIREHAMASILNGIVLHGPTRPYGGTFLIFSDYQRPALRLAALMGVHPIHVWTHDSVALGEDGPTHQPIEQLATLRAIPGFEVVRPSDANETAWAWKTILERRDQPVGIALTRQNLPVLERGDGAAEGDTLAHASNVAKGAYVLAEATGGTPEVLLIATGSEVQLALAAREQLQADGVAARVVAAPSLEWFAEQPAEYRESVLPAAVRARVSVEAGSALTWHGIVGDAGRTIGIDHFGASADWQTLFREFGFTVEAVVEAARASIEAAR
- the tal gene encoding transaldolase — translated: MNENTKALSDAGVSIWLDDLSSERLTSGSLAALIEERNVVGVTTNPTIFANAIAAGDSYEAAVVELAGEGATVDQVITALTTKDVADACDLFEPVYRATNGRDGRVSIEVEPGLARDTEGTIAQAAMLHERVGRENVLIKIPATQQGLEAIAATIGAGISVNVTLIFSLDRYRDVMNAYLTGLERAQQAGIDLSKIHSVASFFVSRLDAEIDKRLDAIGTDEASALKGKAGLANARLAYRAWQETFATERALTLLEAGANTQRPLWASTGVKDPSLPDTLYVTELVAPQTVNTMPEKTLEALADHGRVTGDTVTGTADESNAVLDALDALGVSYVEVVELLETEGLDKFDASWAELVETVQGHLDQAGAER